The proteins below come from a single Hyphomicrobium denitrificans ATCC 51888 genomic window:
- a CDS encoding DUF2062 domain-containing protein produces MPLRKRLTYYWRRILRLRATPHEVALGCAAGVFAACTPFLGFQMALAGAIAFLLRVSIPAALLGTFIGNPLSWPAIWSASYVAGVWVLGDDPADAAEHFVQSANKLSATLMAPSRSLDSAVVSLSPIIEPLVIGGLLVGLIAAVFSYYPTRQAVRVFQKRRRAR; encoded by the coding sequence GTGCCCTTGCGCAAGCGTCTCACCTATTATTGGCGCCGCATTCTGCGGCTTCGCGCGACACCGCATGAAGTGGCGCTCGGGTGCGCGGCTGGAGTCTTCGCCGCATGCACGCCGTTTCTCGGCTTCCAGATGGCGCTCGCCGGCGCAATTGCATTTCTGCTGCGTGTCAGCATTCCCGCCGCCCTGCTCGGGACGTTCATAGGCAATCCGTTGAGCTGGCCCGCGATCTGGAGCGCGTCGTACGTCGCCGGTGTCTGGGTGCTGGGCGACGATCCGGCTGACGCCGCCGAGCACTTCGTGCAGAGCGCGAACAAGCTCAGCGCGACGCTGATGGCCCCGTCGCGATCGCTCGACAGCGCCGTCGTCAGTCTTTCGCCGATTATCGAACCGCTCGTGATCGGCGGCTTGCTTGTCGGCTTGATTGCGGCTGTCTTTAGTTACTATCCTACGCGACAGGCCGTGCGCGTTTTTCAAAAACGTCGTAGGGCACGCTGA
- a CDS encoding NYN domain-containing protein → MHFYPTERIALFIDGANLYATAKSLGFDIDYKRLLGLFRQKGQLVRALYYTALAEEQEYSSIRPLIDWLDYNGFSMVTKPTKEFTDATGRRKVKGNMDIELTVDAMLLADSLDHIVIFSGDGDFRSLVAALQQKGKRVSVISTLQTQPPMVADELRRQADQFIDLADLEDQVGRAQNGRGPRESSRSYAGRGSPQSPRDASYFGDDDLAEEEV, encoded by the coding sequence ATGCATTTTTATCCTACAGAACGTATCGCGCTATTCATCGACGGCGCTAATCTTTACGCGACCGCAAAGTCACTCGGTTTCGACATCGACTACAAGCGTCTGCTCGGCCTGTTCCGGCAGAAGGGCCAGCTTGTCAGGGCTCTCTATTATACGGCGCTGGCCGAAGAGCAGGAATATTCCTCGATCCGCCCGCTGATCGACTGGCTGGACTACAATGGCTTCTCGATGGTGACGAAGCCGACGAAGGAATTCACCGACGCGACCGGCCGTCGTAAAGTTAAAGGCAACATGGACATCGAGCTCACTGTCGATGCCATGCTCCTCGCAGACAGCCTCGACCACATCGTTATTTTCTCGGGCGACGGAGATTTCCGCAGCCTCGTTGCGGCCCTTCAGCAGAAGGGCAAGCGCGTCAGCGTCATCTCGACGTTGCAGACGCAGCCGCCGATGGTCGCCGACGAGTTGCGCCGTCAGGCCGATCAATTTATCGATCTTGCGGATCTAGAGGATCAGGTCGGTAGGGCGCAGAATGGTCGTGGACCGCGTGAAAGCTCGCGGAGCTATGCAGGACGGGGATCGCCTCAGTCTCCCCGCGATGCCAGCTATTTTGGAGACGACGACCTCGCGGAAGAGGAAGTCTGA
- a CDS encoding RelA/SpoT family protein: MMRQYELVERVLKYDHTADEALLNRAYVYAMKAHGNQKRASGAPYFSHPLEVAAILTELKLDDATIATALLHDVIEDTDATRAEIDQMFGAEIGSLVDGLTKIKRLDLVSKKAEQAENFRKLLIAISTDIRVLLVKLADRLHNMRTLEHMKPESRQRNSEETLDIYAPLAGMMGMQALREELEDHAFRWLHPQAYEIVTEKLTELRQPNRGLVEEIRRAIALKCADAGIKAEATGREKKPYAIWRKMENKQISLEQLSDIYGFRVIVDTIEDCYRVLGIVHTTWSTVPGRFKDYISAPKRNNYQSIHTTVYGPRHQRVELQIRTHDMQHIAEYGIAAHALYKDRQYHANGRDADDDTDDSPYGRLRAMISSLLEAANPEEFLEHTKLELFHDQVFCFTPKGRLIALPRGATPLDFAYAVHTDVGNEAIAAYINGRHVPIDTHLRNGDEVVIETSKNHVRSAAWEAFAITGRARAAIRRAAREAERKRFVELGRQLVGSTLAGMEIDYSEEKIKTAAPKMGFKSADELLAAVGRNDVALPDILAAVVPQAGVGPVEEGYKPSRRFGRAQAQDGWFNIEKIQSLKFRTAEIDNTAAISIGGPSQELPVRFEPGGAVPGDRIVGVMAPGEGIRVFQIHSPRLKEYEEAHWIDATWDVDPEHPQRFPARISVTAVNEPGSLAEIAKIIGETGGNIDNIKMAKRAADFTVMYIELEVFDLVHLNHIIAGLRAKSSVAKVERLFE, encoded by the coding sequence ATGATGCGGCAGTACGAACTCGTCGAGCGGGTTCTCAAATACGATCACACGGCTGACGAGGCGCTGCTCAATCGCGCCTACGTCTATGCGATGAAGGCGCACGGCAATCAGAAGCGTGCGTCCGGCGCGCCATATTTTTCGCATCCCCTCGAAGTTGCCGCCATCCTGACCGAGCTGAAGCTCGACGATGCCACGATCGCGACGGCCTTGCTGCATGACGTCATTGAGGATACGGACGCGACGCGCGCCGAGATCGATCAGATGTTCGGGGCCGAGATCGGCAGCCTCGTCGACGGCCTGACGAAAATTAAGCGCCTCGACCTCGTGTCGAAAAAGGCCGAGCAGGCCGAGAATTTCCGCAAGCTGCTGATTGCGATTTCGACCGACATCCGCGTTCTCCTGGTGAAGCTCGCGGACCGGCTTCACAACATGCGCACGCTCGAGCACATGAAGCCCGAGAGCCGACAGCGCAATTCCGAGGAAACGCTCGACATCTACGCGCCGCTCGCGGGCATGATGGGCATGCAGGCGTTGCGTGAGGAGCTGGAGGATCACGCCTTTCGCTGGCTGCATCCGCAGGCCTATGAGATCGTAACCGAAAAGCTTACCGAACTGCGCCAGCCCAATCGCGGTCTCGTCGAGGAAATTCGCCGTGCCATCGCGCTGAAATGCGCCGACGCCGGCATCAAGGCGGAAGCGACCGGACGCGAGAAAAAGCCTTACGCAATCTGGCGTAAGATGGAAAACAAGCAGATCAGCCTCGAGCAGCTTTCCGACATTTACGGCTTCCGCGTCATCGTCGACACGATCGAGGATTGCTACCGCGTCCTCGGCATCGTGCACACCACGTGGAGTACGGTGCCCGGCCGGTTCAAGGACTACATCTCCGCGCCGAAGCGCAACAATTACCAGTCGATCCACACGACCGTTTACGGCCCGCGCCACCAGCGCGTTGAGCTGCAGATCCGCACGCACGATATGCAGCACATCGCCGAGTACGGCATCGCTGCGCATGCGCTCTACAAGGATCGTCAGTATCACGCGAACGGCCGCGACGCCGACGATGATACCGACGACAGTCCGTACGGCCGCCTGCGAGCGATGATTTCCTCGCTGCTCGAAGCTGCCAATCCGGAAGAATTTCTCGAGCACACCAAGCTCGAGCTTTTCCACGATCAGGTCTTCTGCTTCACGCCGAAGGGACGCCTCATCGCGCTGCCGCGTGGCGCGACCCCGCTCGATTTCGCTTACGCCGTCCACACCGACGTCGGCAACGAAGCGATCGCGGCCTACATCAACGGCCGCCACGTGCCGATCGACACGCATCTGCGCAATGGCGACGAAGTCGTGATCGAGACGTCGAAGAACCATGTACGCTCGGCCGCCTGGGAAGCCTTCGCGATCACCGGCCGCGCTCGCGCCGCCATCCGCCGCGCGGCGCGCGAAGCCGAGCGCAAGCGCTTCGTCGAGCTTGGCCGTCAGCTCGTCGGCTCGACGCTGGCGGGCATGGAGATCGATTATTCCGAGGAAAAGATAAAGACCGCCGCACCCAAGATGGGTTTCAAGTCGGCCGATGAGCTTCTGGCCGCCGTCGGCCGCAACGACGTTGCACTGCCTGATATTCTCGCCGCCGTCGTGCCGCAGGCCGGCGTCGGACCGGTCGAAGAAGGATATAAGCCGAGCCGCCGTTTCGGCCGCGCGCAGGCGCAGGACGGCTGGTTCAATATCGAAAAAATCCAGAGCCTGAAGTTTCGCACCGCCGAAATCGACAATACGGCAGCGATTTCAATCGGCGGTCCGAGCCAGGAGCTGCCTGTTCGCTTCGAACCGGGCGGCGCCGTTCCGGGTGACCGGATCGTCGGCGTCATGGCGCCCGGCGAGGGCATCCGCGTCTTCCAGATCCATTCGCCGCGCCTCAAGGAGTATGAGGAAGCCCACTGGATCGATGCCACATGGGACGTCGATCCCGAGCATCCTCAACGATTTCCCGCTCGAATCAGCGTAACAGCCGTCAACGAGCCGGGATCGCTGGCCGAAATCGCCAAGATTATTGGCGAAACCGGCGGTAACATCGATAATATCAAGATGGCGAAGCGGGCCGCAGACTTCACGGTCATGTATATCGAGCTCGAGGTCTTCGATTTGGTGCATTTGAACCACATAATCGCGGGCCTCAGGGCGAAATCCTCTGTCGCCAAGGTTGAACGTCTGTTCGAGTAG
- a CDS encoding peroxiredoxin, translated as MSQTSDTNDAWPWPAPVDDGAAEHIIAGTRLPDVSLPATRGANVNLARYQERAVVFVYPMTGTPGAPNPPGWDTIAGAHGSTPEAEGFRDCYAEFELLGYEVFGLSAQSHAEQHQFALRAGIPYLLLSDEDLAFADALKLPRFETGGVTYLKRLTMIVKNGVIYRVVYPVHPPTTHARELLQSLNQARA; from the coding sequence ATGTCGCAGACATCTGACACGAACGATGCTTGGCCTTGGCCTGCACCCGTCGACGATGGCGCGGCTGAACACATCATCGCCGGAACGCGCCTGCCGGACGTTTCGCTGCCCGCCACACGCGGCGCGAACGTCAATCTCGCACGCTATCAGGAGCGCGCCGTCGTCTTCGTCTATCCGATGACGGGAACGCCCGGCGCGCCGAACCCGCCCGGCTGGGACACCATTGCAGGCGCACACGGCTCGACGCCCGAAGCCGAAGGCTTTCGCGATTGTTATGCCGAGTTCGAATTGCTCGGCTACGAGGTCTTCGGCCTGAGCGCGCAATCACACGCCGAGCAGCACCAATTCGCTCTTCGCGCGGGAATTCCCTATCTGCTGCTCAGCGACGAAGATCTCGCATTTGCCGATGCGCTGAAACTGCCGCGCTTCGAAACGGGCGGGGTCACGTATCTCAAACGGCTGACGATGATCGTGAAAAACGGCGTGATTTATCGGGTGGTCTATCCGGTGCATCCGCCGACGACGCACGCGCGCGAGCTGCTGCAGTCGCTCAATCAAGCGCGCGCCTGA
- a CDS encoding lytic transglycosylase domain-containing protein — protein MPLNPAVATPNLLRAGALASVAACCLAMLCLAVAPPVFADSPWSDVAAPRPLPDEQKQLDKLRSALAPVLSAEPSAEDAKSLREAVAAVGAQNDDRFNAAKANISDPVARKLADWIRLRAGLGDPAEYQAFLKNNPRWPSRAMLVQRLEEALFTKGGSSGAIKSYFASAEPQTGAGTAALASAYLAEGNTSKARSLAAKTWRETTLPPALENGFLARFGKLLTADDHKWRFDRLVTDDVRFADNRAARVAAARRLIPLLPNSEQKKATARLAVFDKAKNAHALMGALADHDDSDAGLTFHRAQVLRKAGNIDEAAELILSVPPDPKKIAELDEWWAERRELAYGALKLGKAKLAYRLTRDAGPLTVNPLKEQTFMAGWIAFRYLNNIDAAEKHFRAMAAAADGPLSVAKAQYWLGRVADARGDKAAATKAYRLAAQNTDTFHGLLAMQMLQPGRTSLEIKPPAYPSPDQIRKFMADDATKALVLASKAKLSRLYTRSFLVALHSATSNEAEAGMVAYVARAIGDPQMSLRIGKTAVAKGQNLLTYAYPVTAFPSYKPLRKPPELALLLGLARQETEFDSQIVSGAGAKGLLQIMPGTARHVCRDYRMKCDLSRLLSDTRYNVTLASAYIADRMDDFDGSYVLGLTGYNAGPGRARQWMKENGDPREARVDTIDWIERIPITETRDYVTKVLANIQIYRARLGYSKNALRLQQDLVRAPDHGKAPSSSQMRTNTASDNEG, from the coding sequence ATGCCTCTAAACCCTGCTGTGGCAACGCCAAATCTCCTTCGTGCCGGCGCTCTGGCGAGCGTCGCGGCATGCTGTCTGGCGATGCTCTGCCTTGCCGTTGCGCCGCCCGTTTTCGCCGACTCACCCTGGAGCGACGTCGCCGCGCCCCGGCCGCTTCCCGACGAGCAGAAGCAGCTCGATAAGCTCCGCTCGGCGCTCGCCCCCGTGTTGTCGGCCGAACCATCCGCCGAGGACGCCAAAAGCCTGCGGGAGGCCGTCGCAGCGGTCGGCGCTCAGAACGACGATCGGTTCAATGCTGCCAAGGCCAATATTTCCGATCCCGTAGCGCGGAAGCTCGCCGACTGGATCAGGCTGCGCGCCGGGCTCGGCGATCCGGCCGAGTATCAGGCTTTTCTGAAAAACAATCCGCGCTGGCCATCGCGGGCGATGCTCGTTCAGCGTCTGGAAGAGGCGCTCTTCACCAAGGGTGGAAGCTCCGGCGCGATCAAAAGCTATTTCGCAAGCGCGGAACCGCAGACGGGTGCCGGGACTGCGGCGCTCGCATCCGCCTATCTCGCGGAAGGCAACACGTCGAAGGCGCGATCTCTCGCCGCCAAGACGTGGCGCGAGACGACGCTTCCTCCGGCATTGGAAAACGGTTTTCTCGCGCGCTTCGGAAAGCTTCTGACGGCGGACGATCACAAATGGCGCTTCGATCGACTCGTCACGGATGATGTGCGTTTTGCCGACAATCGCGCCGCGCGCGTTGCCGCCGCACGCCGTCTCATTCCGCTGTTGCCGAACTCGGAGCAGAAAAAAGCGACCGCGCGGCTCGCGGTCTTCGACAAGGCCAAGAATGCGCATGCGCTGATGGGTGCGCTTGCCGACCACGACGACAGTGACGCGGGACTGACGTTCCATCGCGCGCAGGTTCTACGCAAAGCAGGCAATATCGACGAAGCAGCCGAACTCATTCTCTCGGTGCCGCCCGATCCGAAAAAGATCGCGGAACTCGACGAGTGGTGGGCAGAGCGCCGCGAGTTGGCCTACGGCGCGTTGAAGCTTGGCAAGGCGAAGCTTGCCTATCGCCTCACCCGCGATGCCGGTCCTTTGACGGTCAATCCGCTCAAAGAGCAGACGTTCATGGCGGGATGGATCGCGTTTCGCTACCTGAACAACATCGACGCCGCCGAGAAGCATTTTCGCGCCATGGCGGCAGCTGCTGACGGACCGCTGAGCGTAGCGAAGGCGCAATATTGGCTCGGGCGCGTTGCAGATGCGCGGGGCGACAAGGCTGCCGCGACGAAGGCTTACCGGCTCGCGGCGCAGAACACCGACACGTTCCACGGATTGCTCGCGATGCAGATGCTGCAGCCGGGACGAACGTCGCTCGAGATCAAGCCGCCCGCGTATCCGTCGCCCGACCAGATCCGCAAGTTCATGGCGGATGATGCGACGAAGGCGCTGGTGCTGGCTTCGAAAGCGAAGCTGTCTCGCCTTTACACGCGCAGCTTCCTCGTTGCCCTGCACTCCGCGACGTCGAACGAAGCCGAAGCCGGAATGGTCGCCTACGTCGCGCGCGCGATCGGCGATCCGCAGATGTCGCTGCGCATCGGCAAAACCGCCGTCGCCAAAGGCCAGAACCTGCTGACATATGCGTATCCCGTCACGGCGTTCCCCAGCTACAAGCCGCTGCGCAAGCCGCCGGAACTCGCCCTGCTGCTCGGCCTCGCGCGTCAGGAAACCGAGTTCGACTCGCAGATCGTCTCCGGCGCCGGAGCTAAAGGCTTGCTGCAGATCATGCCGGGCACGGCGCGCCACGTTTGTCGCGATTACAGAATGAAATGCGATCTCTCGCGCCTGCTCTCAGACACACGCTACAACGTCACCCTCGCGTCGGCCTACATCGCCGACCGCATGGATGACTTCGACGGCTCGTACGTGCTTGGTCTGACAGGTTACAACGCCGGCCCCGGACGCGCGCGCCAGTGGATGAAAGAAAACGGCGATCCGCGCGAAGCCCGCGTCGACACCATCGATTGGATCGAGCGTATTCCGATTACCGAGACGCGCGATTACGTGACGAAGGTTCTCGCGAACATCCAGATCTATCGCGCGCGCCTCGGATATTCGAAGAACGCGCTCCGCCTGCAGCAGGATCTCGTTCGCGCACCGGATCATGGGAAAGCTCCGAGCAGCAGCCAGATGCGCACGAACACCGCCAGCGACAACGAAGGCTAG
- the rpoZ gene encoding DNA-directed RNA polymerase subunit omega gives MARVTVEDCVDKIPNRFELVLLAAHRARAITNGSAITIAPDDDKNPVIALREIAEKMLSPDDMRETLISSIQKNTEVDEPEAVAAPLLPPDRRAPMLGRDDLSTDTQVDVMTEEQLLRGLESMTPLEPSANIGSGAGPRERERDRDPRDRSR, from the coding sequence ATGGCTCGCGTTACTGTCGAAGATTGCGTCGACAAAATTCCTAACCGTTTTGAGCTGGTTCTCCTTGCGGCACACCGGGCCCGCGCCATCACCAACGGCAGCGCCATCACGATCGCTCCCGACGACGACAAGAACCCCGTCATCGCGTTGCGCGAAATCGCCGAAAAGATGCTCTCGCCCGACGACATGCGTGAGACGCTCATTTCATCGATCCAGAAGAACACCGAGGTCGACGAGCCGGAAGCCGTCGCTGCGCCGCTTCTGCCGCCGGATCGCCGTGCGCCGATGCTGGGCCGCGATGACCTGTCGACCGATACGCAGGTCGACGTGATGACGGAAGAGCAGCTTCTGCGTGGCCTCGAAAGCATGACCCCGCTGGAGCCGTCCGCAAACATCGGATCGGGGGCAGGCCCGCGGGAGCGCGAACGTGACCGCGATCCGCGTGACCGCTCGCGCTAA
- a CDS encoding alpha/beta fold hydrolase encodes MPAAAQGFEEIYFTSQDGLRLYGRHYPALNPSGARPIVCLAGLTRNSRDFHTIALALSGSGSPQRDVFTLDTRGRGLSQYDDDWKNYAVPIEMQDVIDYMIMLGLRDAGIIGTSRGGLIAMVLAAVQPSLIGAVVLNDIGPVIEMDGLSRIAGYVGRVPVPKSWADATRIVLDLTRRDFPNLSEADAEAVARQLFNEKNGKPVSGYDAKLAKCLSVLDGPMPQLWPQFEALKRVPLLVVRGGNSDLLSEATVEEMRRRHPRMTSVTAPNEGHAPLLRDEPTISAIASFFAQSDDANADRRYGILTRSDFSHVSRLVSTSPRSTRRENSV; translated from the coding sequence ATGCCGGCAGCCGCTCAAGGATTTGAAGAGATCTATTTCACGTCCCAGGACGGGCTGCGTCTCTACGGCCGTCATTATCCGGCTTTGAACCCGAGCGGCGCGCGGCCGATCGTATGCCTCGCCGGGCTCACGCGAAACAGCCGTGACTTTCACACGATCGCATTGGCGCTGAGCGGTAGCGGCAGCCCGCAGCGCGATGTCTTCACGCTCGATACGCGCGGGCGTGGCCTCTCGCAGTACGATGACGATTGGAAGAATTACGCCGTCCCGATCGAGATGCAGGACGTGATCGACTACATGATCATGCTCGGGCTCAGAGACGCGGGCATCATCGGCACGTCGCGCGGCGGGCTGATCGCGATGGTGCTTGCGGCGGTGCAGCCGTCGCTTATCGGCGCGGTCGTACTCAACGACATCGGTCCGGTCATCGAAATGGACGGGCTGTCGCGCATCGCGGGTTATGTCGGACGCGTTCCGGTTCCGAAAAGCTGGGCTGACGCAACGCGCATTGTGCTCGATCTGACGCGGCGCGATTTTCCGAACCTTTCGGAGGCCGACGCAGAAGCCGTCGCGCGGCAGCTATTCAATGAGAAAAACGGAAAGCCGGTCAGCGGCTATGACGCGAAGCTCGCAAAATGCCTCTCGGTGCTCGACGGTCCGATGCCGCAGCTCTGGCCGCAATTCGAAGCGCTGAAGCGCGTGCCGCTACTCGTCGTGCGGGGCGGCAACTCCGACCTCCTGTCCGAAGCAACGGTCGAAGAAATGCGGCGGCGGCATCCACGCATGACGTCGGTCACCGCGCCGAACGAAGGCCACGCACCGCTGCTGCGCGACGAGCCGACGATCTCCGCGATCGCGTCCTTCTTCGCGCAGTCGGACGACGCGAACGCCGACAGGCGCTATGGAATTTTGACCCGAAGCGATTTCAGTCACGTCTCGCGGCTGGTGTCGACCTCGCCGCGATCGACACGGCGCGAGAATTCCGTCTGA
- the dapA gene encoding 4-hydroxy-tetrahydrodipicolinate synthase, with product MFKGSITALITPFRNGQVDEAAFTRFVEWQIAEGSHGLVPVGTTGESPTLDFDEHKRVIELCVTTAKKRVPVLAGTGSNSTDEAVELSQYAEKVGSDAVLIVTPYYNKPSQEGLYQHFKAINDAINIPIIIYNIPGRSVVDMSVQTMARCYELKNVVGVKDATANLARPSQTRAALGPDFCQLSGEDATALGFMAHGGAGCISVASNVAPRLCAEFQNACLAGDFKKALALQDRLMPLHEVMFIESNPGPAKYAVSRLGFGTGEMRLPMVPISDAARKAVDQVLSDLDLIDARAAE from the coding sequence ATGTTTAAAGGTTCGATTACGGCGCTCATCACGCCTTTCAGAAATGGCCAGGTCGATGAAGCGGCCTTCACGCGGTTTGTAGAGTGGCAGATCGCGGAAGGCTCGCACGGCCTCGTCCCGGTTGGAACCACAGGCGAGAGCCCGACGCTCGATTTCGACGAGCACAAGCGCGTCATCGAACTGTGCGTCACGACCGCGAAAAAGCGTGTGCCCGTCCTCGCCGGAACCGGCTCCAACTCGACGGACGAAGCTGTCGAGCTTTCGCAGTATGCTGAAAAGGTCGGATCCGACGCGGTTCTGATCGTGACGCCCTATTACAATAAGCCGAGTCAGGAAGGGCTTTATCAGCACTTCAAGGCGATCAACGACGCGATCAATATCCCGATCATCATTTACAACATTCCAGGCCGCTCCGTCGTCGACATGTCGGTGCAGACGATGGCGCGCTGTTACGAGCTGAAGAATGTCGTTGGCGTGAAGGACGCGACGGCCAATCTCGCGCGACCCTCGCAAACGCGCGCGGCTCTCGGGCCGGATTTCTGTCAGCTCTCCGGCGAAGACGCGACCGCCCTCGGCTTCATGGCGCACGGCGGCGCGGGATGCATCTCCGTTGCCTCGAACGTCGCGCCGCGTCTCTGCGCCGAGTTCCAGAACGCGTGCCTCGCTGGCGATTTCAAGAAAGCACTCGCGCTTCAGGATCGCTTGATGCCCCTGCACGAGGTCATGTTTATCGAAAGCAATCCGGGGCCGGCGAAGTACGCGGTCTCGAGACTGGGCTTCGGTACCGGTGAGATGCGCCTGCCGATGGTTCCGATTTCGGACGCCGCGCGCAAGGCCGTCGACCAGGTGCTGAGCGATCTCGATCTGATCGACGCCCGAGCGGCCGAATAG
- the smpB gene encoding SsrA-binding protein SmpB, giving the protein MAAKRDDGSTLVAENRKARHEYFITDSWEAGIELLGSEVKSLRRGQSNIAESYASVEDQGVWLINSYIAEYPGASLFPHEPRRKRRLLMHAKEIHKIAIAVERKGMTLVPLELYFNEKGRAKVKVGLAQGKNQSDKRQDAAKRDWNRQKARLMRDRG; this is encoded by the coding sequence ATGGCCGCGAAACGCGACGACGGCAGCACGCTTGTCGCCGAGAACCGCAAAGCACGGCACGAATACTTCATCACCGACAGCTGGGAAGCCGGCATCGAGCTGCTCGGCTCGGAGGTGAAGTCTTTGCGGCGTGGTCAGTCGAACATTGCCGAAAGCTACGCGTCCGTCGAGGATCAGGGGGTCTGGCTGATCAACAGCTACATCGCCGAATATCCGGGCGCTTCGCTGTTCCCGCACGAGCCGCGCCGCAAGCGCCGCCTCCTGATGCATGCGAAAGAGATCCACAAGATCGCGATCGCCGTCGAGCGCAAGGGCATGACACTCGTGCCGCTCGAACTTTATTTCAACGAGAAGGGCAGGGCGAAAGTCAAAGTCGGCCTCGCTCAGGGCAAGAACCAATCCGACAAGCGACAGGACGCAGCCAAGCGCGATTGGAACCGGCAGAAGGCGCGCCTCATGCGCGACCGGGGCTGA
- a CDS encoding uracil-DNA glycosylase, producing the protein MAGVLTADGVGPEAPVKCGRCPRLVAYRRDNEAKEPSWFNGAVPSFGDPKARLLIVGLAPGRNGANRTGRPFTGDYAGDLLYATLLAYGFARGNYQARSDDGLKLVDCMITNAVRCVPPENKPEPKEIATCRPFFQSRLGHLPRMEIMLALGRIAHDQVLTTLGKRKALFPFAHGARHEIEPGRVLFDSFHCSRYNTNTGRLTPAMFEAVFEDIRRALD; encoded by the coding sequence ATGGCGGGCGTGCTGACGGCTGACGGTGTTGGACCCGAGGCCCCCGTCAAATGCGGACGCTGTCCGCGCCTTGTCGCGTATCGCCGCGATAACGAAGCCAAAGAGCCGTCGTGGTTCAATGGCGCCGTGCCGTCGTTCGGCGATCCGAAGGCCCGGCTTCTGATCGTGGGATTGGCGCCCGGACGCAACGGCGCCAACCGGACCGGTCGGCCTTTCACCGGCGACTACGCCGGCGATCTTCTCTATGCGACGCTGCTGGCTTACGGATTCGCGCGCGGCAACTATCAAGCCCGCAGCGACGATGGGCTAAAGCTCGTCGACTGCATGATCACGAACGCAGTGCGCTGCGTTCCGCCGGAAAACAAACCCGAACCCAAAGAAATCGCGACCTGCCGCCCATTTTTCCAGTCGCGTCTCGGCCATCTGCCGCGAATGGAGATCATGCTCGCGCTCGGACGGATCGCGCATGATCAGGTTTTGACGACGCTCGGAAAGCGTAAAGCGTTATTTCCGTTCGCTCACGGGGCGCGCCACGAGATCGAACCGGGGCGCGTGCTGTTCGATAGCTTCCACTGCTCGCGCTACAATACCAACACGGGCCGGCTGACGCCCGCGATGTTCGAAGCCGTGTTCGAGGATATCAGGCGCGCGCTTGATTGA